Part of the Azospirillum formosense genome is shown below.
ACACCGGGCGCCAGCTCTGATCCGGTGGTTAAAAAAAGAAGGAGCGGCGCCCGAAAGCGCCGCTCCTTCGCGTTGTCGGGTCTGGAGGGGAGCGCCGGTCAGCGCTCCATGGTCACGGCCTTGATGGTCTCGACGCGGATCTCCTCGGTCAGCCGCTCCTTGTAGGCGGCGAACTCCGGGGTGGTCTTGACCTTGTAGGAGCGGGGGTGCGGCAGATCGATGGCGATGTCGCACTTGATGCGGCCCGGCCGCGCCGACATCACCACCACGCGGCTGGCCATGAAGATGGCCTCGTCGATGTCGTGGGTGACGAACATCACCGTCTTGCGGTCGGCCTCCCAGATGCCCAGGAGCAGTTCCTGCATCAACTCGCGCGTCTGGTGGTCCAGCGCCCCGAAGGGCTCGTCGAGCAGCAGCATCTTCGGGTCGTTGGCCAGCGCGCGGGCCAGCGCCGTGCGCTGCTGCATGCCGCCGGACAGTTGGGCGGGGTGGTGGTTTTCGAAGCCCTTCAGCCCGACCTGGGCCAGGAAGCGGTCGGCGATCGCCAACTGCTCCGCCCGCGGCAGGCCGCGTTCGCGCAGGCCGAAGCAGACGTTGTCGCGCACGGTCAGCCAGGGGAACAGCGTGTAGGACTGGAACACCATGCCGCGGTCCGGGCCGGGGCCGGACACCGCCTTGCCCTCCAGAAGCACCTCGCCGGTGGTTGGGGTTTCCAGACCGGCGACGATGCGCAGCAGCGTGGACTTGCCGCAGCCCGACGGCCCCAGGATGGTGATGAAGTCGTTGTCGGCGACCTCCAGGCTCGTCGGCATCAGCGCGCGGGTGGGCGCCGTGTTGTTGCGGCCGGGGAAGGTCTTCTCGACGTTGCGGATGGACAGCTTGCTCATGGCCGGCGCTTATCGTCCTTTGGCCCACGGGAAGAGGCGGGCGTTGAGCGCCCGGAACAGCAGGTCGGTGATCAGGCCGATCACGCCGATGACGAAGATGCCGAAGATCATCTGCCCGGTGTCGAGGAAGCGCTGGGCGTCGATGATCATGTGGCCGATGCCGCGCGACGCGCCGACCAGTTCCGCCACGATCACGTAGGTCCAGGCCCAGCCGAGCACGAGGCGCAGCGCCTCGAAGATCTGCGGCGAGGCCGCGGGCAGCAGGACTCGCAGCACCACGCCGTCGCGCTTGGCGCCCAGCGTGTAGGCGGCCTCGACCAGATCGGTGCGGATGCCCGACACGATGACCGTCACCATGATGACGAGCTGGAAGACCGAGCCGATGAAGATGACCAGGACCTTCTGCAACTCGCCCACACCCGCCCACAGGATCAGCAGCGGGATGAAGGCCGAGGCCGGCAGGTAGCGGGCGAAGGACACGAAGGCCTCGAAGAAGGCCTCCACCGGCTTGAAGGCCCCCATCAGGATGCCCAGCGGCACCGCCAGGGCGGCGGCCATGGCGAAGCCGGCGAAGACGCGCCAGACGGTGACGGCGATGTCCTCGGCGAAGCCGAACTCCCGGAACAGCGCGATGCCCGCCGTCAGCGTGTCGCCGGGCGAGGCCAGGAACAGAGGCTTCACGAAGCCGCCGTAGGTGGCGATGCCCCAGCCCAGGAAGAACAGCACGAAGCAGGAGATGCCCAGCACCGTGCGCAGCGCCGGAGCGACCGGCTTCAGCGGAGTGAAGAGGGGGGACATGGGATTGGTGGACCGTTGTCGATGTATTGGAGGCGCTTGCCCCACCCCGGCCCCCCCGCTGTCGCAGGGGAGGGGGCCAGATTCCCTCCCCTGCGCAGCTCTCGCACGAACCAAAGGTTTGTGCTGACGCGGCAGGCGGACCTTCGGTCCGCCGTGAGCGGGGGAGGGTTAGGGAGGGGGCAACGGCAGCAGAAACGTACCGTCTTACTTCACGAAGGACGCGTCGGTCATGCTGTCCAGGCTCGGCGGCGCCTTGCGGATCAGCTTGGCCTCCAGCATCACGTCCTGGACCTCCTTGATGAAGGTCGGCATGGTCTTGGTCAGGTACTCGACGTTGCCCGCCTTGTCGTACCAGCGCACGAACTTGGCGGAGTCGGCGAACTGCTCCGGCGTCTGGTTGACGTCGCGGCCCATGATCTCGAAGGCCTTCTTCTCGTCCTTCTTGATCTCGTCCAGCGCCTCGAACCAGCTGTCGACGAAGGCCTTCACGACCTTCGGGTTCTT
Proteins encoded:
- a CDS encoding ABC transporter ATP-binding protein — encoded protein: MSKLSIRNVEKTFPGRNNTAPTRALMPTSLEVADNDFITILGPSGCGKSTLLRIVAGLETPTTGEVLLEGKAVSGPGPDRGMVFQSYTLFPWLTVRDNVCFGLRERGLPRAEQLAIADRFLAQVGLKGFENHHPAQLSGGMQQRTALARALANDPKMLLLDEPFGALDHQTRELMQELLLGIWEADRKTVMFVTHDIDEAIFMASRVVVMSARPGRIKCDIAIDLPHPRSYKVKTTPEFAAYKERLTEEIRVETIKAVTMER
- a CDS encoding ABC transporter permease, whose protein sequence is MSPLFTPLKPVAPALRTVLGISCFVLFFLGWGIATYGGFVKPLFLASPGDTLTAGIALFREFGFAEDIAVTVWRVFAGFAMAAALAVPLGILMGAFKPVEAFFEAFVSFARYLPASAFIPLLILWAGVGELQKVLVIFIGSVFQLVIMVTVIVSGIRTDLVEAAYTLGAKRDGVVLRVLLPAASPQIFEALRLVLGWAWTYVIVAELVGASRGIGHMIIDAQRFLDTGQMIFGIFVIGVIGLITDLLFRALNARLFPWAKGR